Sequence from the Notolabrus celidotus isolate fNotCel1 chromosome 14, fNotCel1.pri, whole genome shotgun sequence genome:
GTGTCACTCATGACGTCATCACGTAGCCTCAACGTGCTCCGCCCTACGGTTGTGAGGTGTTTCCGCAAAGATGGTGGTCGGTGCCTTCCCAATCGCCAAGCTCCTCTACCTCGGAGTGAGGCAGATGAGTAAGCCCGTGGCGAACCGAATCAAAGCTGGAGCCCGGAGGAGCGAGTTCTTTAAAACCTACATCTGTCTCCCGCCGGCACAGAGTGAGTACCCAAGCTAACGGCACACAGTGACCGCTAAACAGTGCTGTAAGACACCCTGACCGTGGAGAAACCAGGAGAGCTGAAACAACCAATGACAGTGCGTTTGACAAGACTGTGCATCCAATCATGTTCACGGTTAGATCGGGTCGACCAATAGGAGCCGCGCAATGTCAAAGGGGGCTGGGCTTGTCTGTCATTGAGCAGGTTGTGTGTATATGCCTTGCTTTCATACATGACAGCGCTCTGAAGAGGGTTTTGTCCCATTTTGTCACCCTTCTTCTTCACAATATGACATTAAATAAGAATTATTAAAACATCTGTGtgcttttaaaatcaataataataatactttcattctaaaatactaaaacaaGTCAATAAATGGGGAGAAATGTCAATCCATTGAGAGAAATCGAGCAGTATTTGGTGTGATTCCTGAAAGAGATGTTTAACCTTACCTGTTTAAGAAGATTGATAGTGGATACATAGTAAAAGGCAGTCATATGCAACTACCATACTAATTGTTAAGGCTAGTTCTGTGATGTTTACCTATTGTGTCAGTTGCAGCTGAAACAGGTAGCAGTTTATTGCATGTGGTTGTTGGTATTTGGAACATTTTCTCTGCAAAATGTccctctgcttttttgaatcaatcaatcaatcaatcaacctttatttatactcgtGAGATCATagaggggcaaccctcatttacaatgatatcgagtcatttacagagacatttaaaaaacagacacaaacaagcaacaatgcatttttgaattggatataaaaacaattaaaagatccaataaagtaataaaaaggAGGTGTtggggattgactataaaagcacCAAAATAAGAAGGGCTGATGATACAATAATATACACAGATtaacctagctaaaacagttgcagagcgtggttgaaaggttaaaaattaGGATTCTGAATTGTCCAAaagttaaaagtgcatttaattcaagACGCTGCTGCAACTTGTTCCAGGAGTCAGATGGTTCAATGCAACCAAAGATGATTGAATGCAACCAAAGTAACATTAACATGTTTAGTGTGCTTTGAATGCACACTATTCACTGCATGTAAACTCATCATTATGCACAGTGGTGGCCAAGATTACTAGAACACCTGGCAGATCTGAATATATTGACCTTTCTTGTGCCTCCAAAACATGATTTAATTTCATAATGTTCATGAAACATGCAGATGGTTGCTCTGAGCACAACAAATATAAGATGAAGTGAGTCCTACTGTTTTTATCAACTTTTAACTTGAATATTCAGTATGTCCACCTTTTGCAACTGTGTCCTAAGACTCTAGCATCACTATCAACTTAACCACACCTGACAATGATTATACACTTTGGCTTCTTCTGTGAAGGAACATGATCATGTGACATTGACAGTGGAATAGGCCTAGCTTATTTTTTGTAAGGAAAGTGACCTAAATCTCCTTATGATGGCTCTATTCTATGGTTAATAGATCATAATGTAGTAATAATAAAGCGTAAATTCAACCAAACAACAGAAACCTCTTAAATATTCCAAGTGCTCTAATAATTTTGGCCACCACTGTACATGCAACAGGTTTTCTGACTGTGCAATACTTATATGATATTGAACAACTGAGCCAACTGAGCcctgtgtatttgttttcacAGTTTACCATTGGGTTGAGATGAGAACGAAGATGCGGATCATGGGCTTTCGGGGTTCCACCATTAAGCCACTTAATGAAGATGCGGCTGCAGAGCTTGGTGCAGAGTTGCTGGGAGAGGCAATCATCTTCCTCATTGGCGGTGGATGTATGGTGCTGGAGTACAGCAGGCAGGCTGCTAACTCTCGTCGCAAAGAAGAGGAGCTGAATGAGACCGTCATAAGCCTACAGACTCAGATAGCAGAACTAACACTAACCACAGAGACATTAGATGCTCAGCTGAGAGAGGTCAACAGGCAGCTGGTGTCCTTTCCTGTTCccaacaaaaaataatatcacTTTTTGCTATATGATAGGGTTAAAAGACCCACGCATATAGCAATACTCCATGCTTCACACTCTCCCTGCTCAATAAATTGGGTGGATGAGGTGAATTAAAGCATATCCATGTAGTGTGGATTTGGGTGATGTAATTAGCTCATGTTTTGAGCAACAAATTGTATGGGGGATTGCTATGATATTCATAGTATATTTCTATGGCTGATCTCGCATGTTCCTTATAAAGTTCACTGTACAGAGAGATTTACAGTTAAAAGCAATGGTGACTTTAAAGATAATATATTTTGCTAAAGCTACAGAGAATttaattgtctcattatttcagTGATAGTCATGGATATTAATCGCTTGGAACATGATGACTGTTATGCTCGGTTGCCATCTATATTGCCTATTGTGCGGGACTTCATCTTCTAATAAGGTCTTGTAAATAAGCATCATCCTGTGTGCTTGAtaagtggaaagaaaaacaaatatccTGTGTCAACAAAAGATCGTTTTTTGGATTGATGTGCCCTTTGAGTTTCATGGATATGCCATGGTGCATTTAAACTGTAAATCCCTTTTCTGGTTCATGTGCTTTGGATGTGATGAAAGCTGTAAAAGAattgtgtaaaataaaataaaatgggtATGAAGTCTTGGCCGAGTTTGTATCACTGAACTGCAGGAAATGGGCACAAATTCCTGATTCTCACTATATTTGTTTGGAAACTATATATGTTTAATATTATATGTATAatgtatgtataaatatatataatatagttTAAGTAAATTAATCTAAAGAGCAAAATAGATGGCCCCTTTCTTAAGTTGTAGGCCAGGAGTGTCAAATATATGGCccacgggccaaaaccggcccgccagaggttccaccAGAGCTGTTTTTCTTATAATTTTTTGTTTCAACTTttgattttcagaaaaaaagaggtacATTACAAAGGTacagcccaaaaaatataacatccCCCCCTCTCCAAACCCAACTCAGTCCTCTACTTTCATAATTTAGACATTAAGAGAACCGTATACTaacataaatatacatacacaccTTCACATGAGTATtcatatgaaataaaaacacaacagtgtacctaatgttgaaaagaaaagttatATTTATACATACATTCACAGACCCATACACATACCTACACCCATCAGCTTGCATATAAACATAGCCATGCCTACACATAGGCATAGCCACAGATGCATGATGTACCCGTACAgtagaaaaaagtaaaagtaagaaTAAGAGTTAAACAGAGTATTGTTAAGCATTGCAAAAACTCTGGGGGTTTTATTGTTGTAGAAATTCCGCCTGGAGGTCTACCAAATATTGCCACATGAGGGCAGGGGGGTATAGCCATACCTAGGATTTCAGATATTGCATCCaaataaaatgtccaaaaatgaGTCAATTTGGCGCATGACAAGAACATATGAGTCAAGTTACAGAGGGCATCTGTCACATCTATCCTCCAGCTCAGGGGTCAGCAACCTTCAACACTCAAAGAGCCATTTGGACCCAGTTtccacaataaagaaaacactgggGGCCGCAAATCCTTTTTGAGATCTAAAATTAAGATAACAGTGCATATAATGTTTTTCTACCTTTATGCTATAAACAACTATATTGTGTTGCTTATGAAATCAATGAAGTGCAACAGGGAAAATTaaattttatttctgtatgcaaagaaaaaattttggacattttaaactctggaggaaaaaaacacgCTGGGAAGGTTTATGTCATTAAAAGCCAATTTTAAATTATccatctgcaaaacaaaaatgctgtGTGCCGTCATCCTTCGTGAACCAGAGCGTGTAGCGGAGTGTTGACCTTAATTTgtgcactttttttaaaaaagcgctTCAATgaacaatataaaatacatatttgaaaAGTGCAAAGTGCCGAGTTGTGAGACTGCCGGCAGGAATTTCGAAGATTGTGATGCATATTTTGAGcaacaaaaaattaaacaaataaagctgctttttatttcaatgttacAAGTTCAGAATAATCTTCAAATTCAgaattacaatttaaaaaaacaactaacaaacaaaaatagaatacaCTTAAATTGATTACTCATCCTTTATTTTCTAAAGCCACAGGGAGCCACAGCACAAGGATGAAAGAGCTGCAGGTTGCTGACCCCTGCTCCAGCTTGTCTGGGTAAAACCTGGAAAGTTTTGCTTTACTATAATGAAGCctaacagctgtttttctaaaaaagatagttcatgtaatgtgaatttttgaaacaaagggaaacatattgagttgtccttctctattgGTCATTATGTTATGATGTTACTGGggtcaaattgggctgtatgtggcccctgaactgaaatgaattTAACGCCCCTGCTTGTAGGCTGAAGTGATTAGGCGGGCATGGATGAAAGACTACATTACCCAGAATTCCTTCAACGTAAACACCACTATGGAATGTTCCAAGTTTGCCAAAAATAGCAAAATCAAATTAAGCCAATATAAACacattaatttatatttatcttttcagttttcactttgtaaaaacaacactgtgttTACTAAGAGTAAGATACACAGATATATGAgtgttaatgtgttaatgtagaGTAAGGATGATTGAATGAGCCGGTCTTGTTGACTTCCGGTTTTAACTTTCGTTCTCGAGCCCGGACCTAGAGGGCAGCACTGACTCTCCCGATCCTCTATCACGACTGACCCGCGCAACTCGCGTGAGAAGAGGTAGGCCTCaacttaatgtttttattttgctccaAAACTTTCCACTTTGCACAAAATGCAAACATGCAGATCCTGTAAAGAACTTAAAGTGAGGCTGCAGAGTTCACCCTGCAGAGCTGCGAGGAGCTGAACTTACTTCATCTGCTGTTAGCTAGTGTCGGCTAACACGGGTAGCTACAGCGGCAACTTTGAACGAATTGAAACCATATGAATGtatttaagttacaaactaTCCCTGCAAGCTGTTATTTATCTATATGCGTATTTTAACTCTGTATTTAAAGTGTTAAAGACAGTTTGGTGAAGCCTGCAGGGACGTTTGTGTATATATCCACctagctaacaagctaacacGCTAATGTAGCATGTTTGGCCGCCTTTAGCATCCATTTCAAAGTAAGACTTTCTGTTTTGATATCttaacacttgttttttttcttctcctcctgcagtaAAACCCTGCAAAAGAACACCCTAAAAACACCATGAGTGTTGACGTGAAGAAACTGAAAGTCAACGAGCTGAAAGAGGAGCTCCAGCGCCGCGGCCTGGACACCAAAGGCCTGAAGGCAGAGCTGGTGGTGAGGCTGAAATCCGCTCTGGAGGCTGAGGCTCAGTCTGATGGCCCAGGGACAGGGGGACAGGGGGGTGACTACTTTCAGGACAACCTGGATAacgaagatgatgaagatgtagAGGATGCTGAAGGCAATCAGGGTAAGTTACTGTTGCAGGAAATATGCATCATGCTCCCCTTGGAGTTatttacattgtgttttttaaagtttggtaCTTATTTGTGTGTAGTTAAACATCACAAtgctatttattttttgttgtgatcaaatttttattgtaatttctgCAGTTACATACAAACATAGGTTAACAAGgaataaaccaaaacaaacagtaataaatacaaactaaacAACAGGTTCAGAAGAAGGAAGAATATTCATATGTTGTGGTAATGTGGTACAGTTATGTCgatgtaggtgtgtgtatgtgggtatgTAAGAGAAATTGTGTGAGGGGGGATTGCTCAGTTCAGCAAGTTCTTAAGAATGTCCACTGTAGCACACCATAGCTGAGTTATGTCCTCTTTGGCTACATGGATGGCAATGCTATTTTTGAAAGAGAATCACTAAGGATGCttaaaaaaatgaggaaaccaaaaCTGAAACTAGGGACAGttgcaacatttcactccttggatttgagattaagtcatgcgttttctgtttgtgctgcaCATGCATTTTCTAGACACTTGAAGcgagtttgtatagcagtttgaacacactgggttaaaagagctcaaagttatagtcaaaaaagttaaaactgtccccggtctcccctaccattgcatttatggctatgactgtgctaacctcactaaagtcaaggatctcattgaacatatcagacagtgagggtgcatgcccctcatctggttcagagagacaggTCCTCtgttctccgtctccaagctgGTTCTCCTCATCCATCGTGGCCCTGAATCATTTCTCCTGCGCGTTGCTTTATTCctacatccaagtaatgatctttataacacaGATTAAGTACAGTcgtgatgaagtgcagaggatccggaTAGATCTCAGTGAATTGTGTGCtaacagactctaagagtgtacttttcattgttttcactccgtggtccatctcaacctctttgcttagaagactcTTTAGAGCTGCAGTTAAAGGAATACAGGATACAGACGTGTTGGCCTTTATCCAGACAAGCGGACGCGGTTTTTGCTTGCTTCATCACAAAATTCTGTTTTCGGTGCATACCTAAGAATTACAATTGAATGTCTGCAACTAGATTTTGATAAATAATTCTCTGATCTCCTTGTTTTATTGCAGAAGCAGCTGATGAGTTGggtgacgatgatgatgatgatattgaaGATATTGAAGATGAAGTGGAAGGAGATGGGGATGCTGATGCTGACGGTGATGTCGCAGCTGAGCCGGAGGCGGCTGTCCTCCAAGAAGAAGACGAGGGTAGAGATTCAGGCGGATACTACGAGGACGAGGAGGCAGAAGGCGAGCCCTATGAGAGCCGCCCGACTTCGGATTCCGGACACAGCATGCCCGACTTCACAGCAGATGTTGATATAAACAAAAGTGAGGAGGCGTCTGAGGAAGAAACAAAGCCTGTGCAAGAGCCAGAGCCAGAGCAGCCTGAAAAGAACGCACAAGGTAAGGTGTAAAGTGTGTAAGATTCAAATCTCACTAAAGACCAGACAGTATCTTCAATTAAGACCTTCATTTGTGGGTAAGGTCAAAGAGAGTTCACACAAGATCTGTAAGGTTTCTTGTTATTGAATGTAAACATATACTTACCCAATGTGTGAGGTATATTTGGTAATGCAATGCTTTACGTCATGATGATAGTTTGGAAAGAATGAGAAATGTGTCATACTGATGTGAGAGGATCTACTTCCCTACTGTGTTGTGGTTTATATTTACAACAGAGTCTAAGACGTAAGGGTAAACAACTCATGAGAAAGACACCACCACTATTTTGTCAACACTTCTGTTAACATTacaaaatgtgatttataaccCTGTGTAATCCTCACTATGTTGAGAAGTTTGACTGTAAAATTTTCTCACTGTCATTGTTGTTGTATCTTTTCAGACATAAAGGTGGAGgtgaaaaaggaagaagaaccCGAGGCTACTGATGACCAACAGCAGGAAAGTCAGGGAACAGAAGATCAGCAGGATCAAGACGGTGCAGCTCAGGCTGAAGTGAAAGCTGAGTCTGATAAGGGTGGACAGTACAGCCGCAAGAGACCGTACGAAGAGAACAGATCTTATGGCTACTATGAGCACCGCGAGGACAAAAGGTACATCCATCACAAGATATAACAGTTTGGTGTTAGTTATTCTAATCAGCACAAGTACAATATCAGGGCAGTGAACAGTCATTTATTCTCTGTTTGAATAAAACTTGTGAAAGTGCCTGTAAGGGATGTTAACCTCACACTCTGCTGAAATTGCACAGATCCCGCACACCACAGCCCCCtgctgaagatgaagaagagaacATAGATGACACTCTGGTTACCATTGATACATGTAagtctgttgtttttatgcagTCCAAAGGCTCTCCTGATAAGCcactcttttcatttaaaagctATGTTAACGCACATATTTCTTGATTTTCATGTGAAACACTTGAGACTGTCACAGATTTAATTacatatgtgtttttgtttgttatcaGACAACTGCGATCTGCACTTCAAAGTGTCCAGAGATCGCTACAGCGGTTACCCACTGACCATCGAAGGCTTTGCTTACCTGTGGGCTGGAGCCCGAGCTACACATGGGGTCACCCAGGGTCGTGTGTGTTATGAGATGAAGGTAACGTATTTGAGTCCAGGACAGACACAAGCTTCACACAATCCACCAAAACAAACTATATTGATGAAACTGTGCATATACAGAGCTTTCGTTCCTCTATTAACTCGTAATAATGTGAGTTACTTTTCATACGTGACATGTTGCTGTTATGCAGCTGTATTTTCTGACTGCACCCCCAGGTTTCTGatctctcttttctccccttGCTCTTCAGCTTAACGAGGAAATTCCAGTGAAGCATCTGCCCAGCAGTGAGCCAGATCCCCACGTGGTCAGAATTGGATGGTCTCTTAACCACTGCAGCACTCAGCTTGGTGAGAGGAGCAACAATGAAGAAGACTGCTCCAAGAAAGAGATGATGCCTTAATTTGTAATATTGAATTATGTTCTGTTATGCTGCAGGTGAGGAAGCCTTTTCATATGGATACGGAGGAACAGGAAAGAAATCCTCTGACTGCAAGTTCGCCGACTTTGGTGAGAAGTTTGGTGAGAATGACGTCATCGGCTGTTACATTGTAAGTAATCGCTACAGTAATTAAATTATAACAGAGATAGATTTgattatttcttgtatttttttaccATAGTTGACTGAAAAGTTTAAACAAATAAGTTTTTATTGCACTTTTTATACAAGAATTGCATCTCAAAGTGTTGGGATTTACAGACTCTAAGAGCTCCTCAAACATAAAAGTAGAACACATTTTGAAGATGTCTAGATGTCCTGATTACTGAAAAACTAGATGGAAGATAAAATCCATTCCACAAGTGaaactaaaaatgtttttcttcctctgttgtgTTAAATTCTAGGACTTTGACAGTGGTGAGGAGGTGGAGATGAGCTACTCCAAAAATGGCGTGTCGCTGGGCGTTGCTTTCCGGACCACGAAGGAGGCCCTGGCAGGTCGAGCCCTGTTCCCTCATGTCTTGGTGAAGAATTGCGCTGTTGAGTTCAACTTTGGACAGAAGCCACAGCCGTACTTCCCCGCACCAGAGGGGTACACCTTCATCCACGATCTGGACCTGGAAGACAAAATCAGAGGGACTAAAGGGCCTGCAACCAAAGCTGACTGCGAGGTGAGAAAGGGGGTCCTTAAACACAAACCTTTTTGTGACATGGTGGATTTTATTTAGTCAAGAAATTGAAGATTTTATGCTGATAAATAGAAAaattcactttctttttaaGCTAAATATGAATTcagaacacattttctttttttaaagaacatcttttgattgattttaatagAAACAGgattaaagaattaaaaaaaagaatggagacttatttttgtttttcacttgtTCCAGATCTTGATGATGGTTGGCCTGCCTGCCTGTGGAAAGACCACCTGGGCCATAAAGCATGCAGAGACTAACCCCGAGAAGAAGTACAACATCCTGGGAACAAATGCCATCATGGATAAGATGAAGGTGGGTTTGTTATAATAACCATACACTTAAAAAGCCTCCACAtggctcctccccctcttcattGTCTTGCTGTGCGCTCTCCCCTGCAGGTGATGGGCCTGCGTCGCCAGAAGAACTATGCCGGGCGCTGGGATGTTCTGATTCAGCAGGCCACCCAGTGTCTGAACAGGCTGATCGAGATTGCTGCTCGCAAGAGACGCAACTACATCCTAGATCAGGTACTGCCCTCTCACCCACACTCTGCTCACATACTCGCCACAGTCAGTCAATGTGCCCTGATAATTCACTCTCTCTAATggactatttatttatctttcagGGGGGCTCTGTGTATTATAGAGTAGAAGAAGCTTTGAACTCCCTCTTGTCAATTGCTTGTCATGTATTGTAAAACGCGAATGATAAAATGGCTCTCATAAGTGACAGAATATTTCATGTTCTCATCCCTCAGTTTATTTGCTCTTGCTATTTCTTGTCATAATACAGTATTGTTTGTCTTGTGAATTTCAACAATGTACAAGTAAACCATGACTTTGTTAAGATGTTGAGAAACAAGTAAGCTCTGACTGGTGAGTAAGAAAAACACCTTCTGTTGCTAATTTTAATAAGACAGAGTTGgtggctttttttaaaaagctataCTTAAAGTGAGTTACTTGGAGCTTTTGAGTGTGTTTTGTAATAAATTGCCCTCAAGGTAAGTAATGACTAACAGGTTTAGATTTTCAGATTCTTGGGTTAggatatgttttaaaaaaacaaaaggtagGTGGGTCTGATGGCGTGCTGGGTTTACTAAGGATTCTGTGAGTATGAGCAGGTAGGTTAtatctgtttgttgttgtcttgACTGGGACCAGAGTCGTGTGAAGAGGAGGTAAGTCCAGGTAAGAGTTGGGGGGACCCGTCAGAACAGGGAGGTGTTTTTGACGTAGCATGCTTCTGCAGAGGACAGGTGAGAAAGATGGCGAATAGAAGAGGTTTGTAGTTGTTGATGGAAGGGAAAGTGTGAGGAAGAAGCTGGTCGGTTTCTGATTTTCATTGACATTGAAGGTGTTAGACAAGAAACTTTGAACAGCTGTTTTGAGGATCGTCTTTAGGACTATGGTGTAATTTTACATTAGTTACCAAAGTGATAGTTTTGAGTGTTTAATATGGCGTCTCATGGTTTGTGTCGCAATCATCGGCTACAGTCCGGTAGAGATGAGAGATGGTTTGTTCGTT
This genomic interval carries:
- the hnrnpul1 gene encoding heterogeneous nuclear ribonucleoprotein U-like protein 1 isoform X2; the encoded protein is MSVDVKKLKVNELKEELQRRGLDTKGLKAELVVRLKSALEAEAQSDGPGTGGQGGDYFQDNLDNEDDEDVEDAEGNQEAADELGDDDDDDIEDIEDEVEGDGDADADGDVAAEPEAAVLQEEDEGRDSGGYYEDEEAEGEPYESRPTSDSGHSMPDFTADVDINKSEEASEEETKPVQEPEPEQPEKNAQDIKVEVKKEEEPEATDDQQQESQGTEDQQDQDGAAQAEVKAESDKGGQYSRKRPYEENRSYGYYEHREDKRSRTPQPPAEDEEENIDDTLVTIDTYNCDLHFKVSRDRYSGYPLTIEGFAYLWAGARATHGVTQGRVCYEMKLNEEIPVKHLPSSEPDPHVVRIGWSLNHCSTQLGEEAFSYGYGGTGKKSSDCKFADFGEKFGENDVIGCYIDFDSGEEVEMSYSKNGVSLGVAFRTTKEALAGRALFPHVLVKNCAVEFNFGQKPQPYFPAPEGYTFIHDLDLEDKIRGTKGPATKADCEILMMVGLPACGKTTWAIKHAETNPEKKYNILGTNAIMDKMKVMGLRRQKNYAGRWDVLIQQATQCLNRLIEIAARKRRNYILDQTNVYGSARRRKMRPFEGFQRKAIVICPTDEDLKERTLKQTNEQGKDVPDHAVLEMKANFTLPEACDFLEAVTHIELPCEEAESLMKQYNEEGRKAGPPPEKRFDNRQGGFRGRGGGGGGGGGSFQRYDNRDGSRGGYQNRSGDGGSGYRGGYNRGSYSQNRWGNSYRDGGSDSRGGYNRSQQSGGSYNRPAPYNKGAYNQGYSQSYNQGYNQGSYNQNYYSQYPGYSQSYSQSYSQTPATAQTYNHHQQQPQQPAQQQQPAQQQQQQQQQQQQQSYNQQYQQYAQQWQQYYQNQNQWNQYYSQYGSYPGQGSQGSSSGSQ
- the opa3 gene encoding optic atrophy 3 protein homolog, whose translation is MVVGAFPIAKLLYLGVRQMSKPVANRIKAGARRSEFFKTYICLPPAQIYHWVEMRTKMRIMGFRGSTIKPLNEDAAAELGAELLGEAIIFLIGGGCMVLEYSRQAANSRRKEEELNETVISLQTQIAELTLTTETLDAQLREVNRQLVSFPVPNKK
- the hnrnpul1 gene encoding heterogeneous nuclear ribonucleoprotein U-like protein 1 isoform X1, producing the protein MSVDVKKLKVNELKEELQRRGLDTKGLKAELVVRLKSALEAEAQSDGPGTGGQGGDYFQDNLDNEDDEDVEDAEGNQEAADELGDDDDDDIEDIEDEVEGDGDADADGDVAAEPEAAVLQEEDEGRDSGGYYEDEEAEGEPYESRPTSDSGHSMPDFTADVDINKSEEASEEETKPVQEPEPEQPEKNAQDIKVEVKKEEEPEATDDQQQESQGTEDQQDQDGAAQAEVKAESDKGGQYSRKRPYEENRSYGYYEHREDKRSRTPQPPAEDEEENIDDTLVTIDTYNCDLHFKVSRDRYSGYPLTIEGFAYLWAGARATHGVTQGRVCYEMKLNEEIPVKHLPSSEPDPHVVRIGWSLNHCSTQLGEEAFSYGYGGTGKKSSDCKFADFGEKFGENDVIGCYIDFDSGEEVEMSYSKNGVSLGVAFRTTKEALAGRALFPHVLVKNCAVEFNFGQKPQPYFPAPEGYTFIHDLDLEDKIRGTKGPATKADCEILMMVGLPACGKTTWAIKHAETNPEKKYNILGTNAIMDKMKVMGLRRQKNYAGRWDVLIQQATQCLNRLIEIAARKRRNYILDQTNVYGSARRRKMRPFEGFQRKAIVICPTDEDLKERTLKQTNEQGKDVPDHAVLEMKANFTLPEACDFLEAVTHIELPCEEAESLMKQYNEEGRKAGPPPEKRFDNRQGGFRGRGGGGGGGGGSFQRYDNRDGSRGGYQNRSGDGGSGYRGGEQSYNRGSYSQNRWGNSYRDGGSDSRGGYNRSQQSGGSYNRPAPYNKGAYNQGYSQSYNQGYNQGSYNQNYYSQYPGYSQSYSQSYSQTPATAQTYNHHQQQPQQPAQQQQPAQQQQQQQQQQQQQSYNQQYQQYAQQWQQYYQNQNQWNQYYSQYGSYPGQGSQGSSSGSQ